One region of Pseudoalteromonas sp. R3 genomic DNA includes:
- a CDS encoding alpha/beta hydrolase: MIPRWNTAVFITFLCCLLGGCHNNNKEHVEERYVAFSANTNTLDARLVVPHVHKSHDAIILLVHGDGAMDHSANGYFDPVINTLTRKRYATMSWSKPGIGESTGNWLAQTMPQRAEEVRSAIRYLRDNGYPDNPIGVVGFSQASWVLAELHSEPEIEFAALVGGAANWREQSKYTMWLRLIDEQKIHADDHSVWPEISELNEIEYQLIKSGYDTYQGSDLHLHPFMGTPLEDEARFNFVRTNIDSDVSLGFSQIHFPLLALFGDSDTRVDVDHSQQIFASTIGAPDKLTQKVISNASHSLLKTDLPVRAALYLTEDDFAPGALDALIAWLDAQAHQPAP, translated from the coding sequence ATGATACCCAGATGGAATACTGCTGTTTTTATTACCTTTTTGTGCTGCTTACTTGGCGGATGCCATAACAATAACAAGGAACACGTCGAAGAGCGCTACGTTGCATTCAGCGCAAACACAAACACCTTAGATGCCAGGCTGGTCGTGCCACATGTACATAAAAGTCATGATGCAATCATCCTGCTTGTCCACGGCGATGGCGCGATGGATCATAGTGCCAACGGATACTTTGACCCTGTTATCAACACTTTAACCCGCAAACGATATGCCACCATGTCGTGGAGTAAACCCGGAATTGGCGAGTCAACCGGAAACTGGCTGGCTCAAACCATGCCTCAACGCGCAGAGGAAGTACGTAGCGCAATTCGCTACTTGCGCGACAATGGTTACCCGGATAATCCAATTGGCGTGGTTGGTTTTAGCCAGGCAAGCTGGGTACTGGCCGAACTGCACAGTGAACCTGAGATTGAATTTGCAGCTTTAGTGGGAGGCGCGGCAAACTGGCGAGAGCAGAGCAAATATACGATGTGGTTGCGCCTGATAGATGAACAAAAGATCCATGCCGATGACCACTCGGTGTGGCCGGAAATTTCAGAATTAAATGAAATAGAGTACCAGCTGATAAAATCCGGGTATGACACTTATCAAGGCAGTGATCTGCATTTGCATCCTTTTATGGGCACTCCTTTGGAAGACGAAGCCCGCTTCAACTTTGTCCGGACCAATATAGACTCAGATGTCAGCTTGGGTTTTTCTCAGATCCATTTCCCACTGCTCGCCCTGTTTGGCGATTCCGACACCCGGGTTGATGTTGATCACAGCCAACAGATATTTGCCAGCACCATAGGTGCACCAGACAAGCTCACACAAAAGGTCATCAGCAATGCCTCTCATAGCCTGCTAAAAACTGACCTGCCAGTAAGGGCCGCTTTGTACCTCACCGAAGACGACTTTGCGCCGGGCGCGCTGGACGCTTTAATAGCGTGGCTTGATGCTCAGGCACACCAACCAGCGCCATAG